A single Cupriavidus sp. D39 DNA region contains:
- a CDS encoding LysR family transcriptional regulator, whose translation MHAPGDQLHVPSLSMIELVDIRVFAKICELMSVSAAAEVLGMPKSTASRSLTRLEMHLGVALLYRSNRKLALTDTGLLFAEDARKILMDVEEAEQKVGQIRHTPRGLLRVSAPVTPGQWMIAPLVADYLRLYPEVQVALSLTSHKIDPMADEFDVVIRTGALEDSGLVAKRLGTVSLKLLATPAYLDTHGTPKTPADLAQHSLLDIYSGNLEWRLHNGGDVETIHVHTRFSANDTSTIRTVLLGGLGIGWLPDYLCQEDLASGRLVHVLPPWSRGDRDIHAVFPRHRTVSPKVRSFIDFLSERFRYEGSR comes from the coding sequence ATGCATGCGCCAGGAGACCAACTGCATGTTCCAAGCCTATCTATGATCGAGTTGGTAGACATTCGCGTTTTTGCGAAGATTTGCGAATTGATGAGCGTCAGCGCGGCCGCCGAGGTGCTGGGCATGCCGAAGTCGACCGCGAGTCGCAGTCTGACGCGGCTTGAGATGCACCTCGGCGTGGCCTTGCTGTACCGTTCGAATCGCAAGCTTGCACTGACCGACACGGGTCTGCTGTTCGCCGAGGACGCGCGCAAGATCCTCATGGACGTGGAAGAGGCCGAGCAGAAGGTCGGCCAGATTCGTCATACGCCGCGCGGATTGCTGCGTGTGAGCGCGCCGGTTACGCCAGGCCAGTGGATGATTGCGCCGCTGGTCGCCGACTATCTGCGGTTGTATCCGGAAGTGCAGGTCGCCTTGTCGCTGACGAGCCACAAGATCGATCCGATGGCCGACGAATTCGACGTGGTCATCCGTACGGGCGCCCTCGAGGATAGCGGACTGGTGGCCAAGCGTCTCGGCACGGTATCGCTGAAGCTGCTTGCGACGCCGGCCTATCTCGACACCCACGGAACGCCCAAGACGCCGGCAGATCTCGCGCAGCACTCGTTGCTCGACATCTACTCGGGCAACCTCGAATGGCGCCTGCACAATGGCGGGGACGTCGAAACCATTCACGTGCACACGCGCTTCTCGGCAAACGATACGAGCACGATTCGCACAGTCCTGCTCGGTGGTCTCGGTATCGGCTGGTTACCCGATTACCTTTGCCAGGAAGACCTCGCGTCGGGCCGACTAGTGCACGTGCTGCCACCGTGGAGCCGTGGCGACCGCGACATCCATGCCGTGTTTCCGCGCCATCGCACGGTCTCGCCGAAGGTGCGTTCCTTCATTGATTTCCTTAGTGAACGTTTCCGATATGAAGGCTCTCGCTGA
- a CDS encoding flavin reductase family protein — MTDTVAIDPEEFRKGLRAFTTGVTVISMADGHGGMHAMTASSFAAVSVQPQLVAVSVAKTAKSHTLLCDDCLYTINILSEDQAFHGHYFANRMSERWTPPYMWHLGAPVLTGTMGWFVCRRWAAYDGGDHTILVGEVVKLHRTDDRPLVCSRGQFHALGEPVDAVHPGSRQTPLDA; from the coding sequence GTGACTGATACCGTAGCCATCGATCCTGAAGAATTCCGCAAAGGCCTACGCGCCTTCACGACTGGCGTGACGGTCATATCAATGGCTGACGGCCATGGCGGCATGCACGCCATGACGGCAAGCTCGTTCGCCGCCGTCTCGGTCCAGCCCCAATTGGTCGCAGTGAGCGTCGCCAAGACGGCAAAGTCGCATACGCTGTTGTGCGACGACTGTCTTTACACGATCAACATCCTCAGCGAAGACCAGGCCTTTCATGGCCATTACTTCGCCAATCGCATGAGCGAGCGCTGGACGCCCCCTTACATGTGGCACCTCGGCGCGCCGGTACTCACCGGAACGATGGGCTGGTTTGTGTGCCGCCGCTGGGCGGCCTACGATGGCGGTGACCACACGATTCTCGTCGGCGAAGTGGTCAAGCTTCATCGCACCGACGACCGGCCGCTTGTGTGCAGTCGCGGTCAGTTCCATGCGCTTGGAGAGCCTGTTGACGCTGTCCATCCGGGCAGTCGACAGACGCCGCTCGATGCTTGA
- a CDS encoding CDGSH iron-sulfur domain-containing protein: protein MTDDGPLQVTGDFDLVDDAGMAFRRRKSCLLCRCGRTLRPPFCDSSHTAAEFVSCPRAPLPTPIEDA from the coding sequence TTGACCGACGATGGCCCGCTGCAAGTCACGGGGGATTTCGACCTGGTAGACGACGCCGGCATGGCGTTTCGTCGCCGCAAATCGTGCTTGCTTTGCCGCTGTGGTCGCACGCTGCGACCACCATTTTGCGACTCGTCGCATACGGCCGCAGAATTCGTCAGTTGCCCGCGCGCGCCCTTGCCAACGCCGATCGAAGATGCTTGA
- a CDS encoding CDGSH iron-sulfur domain-containing protein, with product MSTAKIRVMNSGPLHVTGEFDLVDADGNHYPHQGIFSLCRCGKSACKPYCDGAHRAERWECTVKSDAPLRPVAS from the coding sequence ATGTCCACTGCAAAAATCCGTGTGATGAATTCCGGCCCCCTCCACGTGACCGGAGAATTTGATCTCGTTGATGCCGATGGCAATCACTATCCTCATCAGGGCATCTTTTCGCTGTGCCGCTGCGGCAAGTCGGCCTGCAAGCCATACTGCGACGGCGCGCATCGCGCCGAGCGCTGGGAATGCACCGTAAAGTCCGATGCACCATTGCGGCCAGTGGCAAGCTGA
- a CDS encoding PLP-dependent aminotransferase family protein — translation MPQPRYKQLVDRLAADIRAGRLRPGLRLPTHRDLAAREGLALVTATRVYAELQVMGLVSGETGRGTFVKEALPRGQGIDLEAWSADTVDLSFNYPSLPGQADLLREALRQLAAAGDLEALLRYQPHGGREHERATVARHLASRGLAGSAETALLVSGAQHGLTITAMALLEPGDVVAVDTLTYPGFKLAAEANRLELAPIPAAGHGPDLDALAALCRRRRVRAVYTMPTLHNPLGWVMSARRRRELVAIARQHGLILIEDAAYAFLAQGAPPPLASLAPETTVYVSSLSKSVATGLRFGFVCAPREWIPKLERAIRATTWNTPATMTAIACGWIEDGTVARLEADKRRDATLRQGLATEVLGGLKRISHPASYFVWLPLAQEVRADAIAMALMRERISVSTAHPFSTSTHVPHAIRLALGSVSLATLRRSLETVARVVADQTY, via the coding sequence ATGCCTCAACCCCGCTACAAACAACTGGTCGACCGTCTCGCGGCCGACATCCGTGCGGGGCGCCTGCGTCCCGGGCTGCGACTGCCAACGCACCGCGATCTCGCGGCACGCGAAGGACTGGCGCTGGTCACGGCCACGCGTGTCTACGCGGAGCTGCAAGTCATGGGATTGGTGAGCGGCGAAACCGGCCGCGGCACGTTCGTCAAGGAGGCGCTCCCTCGCGGTCAAGGCATTGATCTGGAGGCTTGGAGCGCTGACACGGTGGACCTGAGCTTCAACTATCCCTCTTTGCCGGGTCAGGCAGACCTTCTCAGGGAAGCGCTGCGCCAGCTCGCGGCCGCAGGTGACCTGGAGGCCTTGCTTCGATACCAGCCCCACGGCGGGCGCGAGCACGAGCGGGCGACGGTGGCGCGCCACCTGGCCAGCCGGGGTCTGGCCGGATCGGCCGAAACCGCGTTGCTCGTGAGCGGTGCACAGCATGGGCTGACGATAACCGCCATGGCCTTGCTCGAGCCCGGCGACGTGGTTGCAGTGGACACCCTGACTTACCCGGGATTCAAGCTCGCTGCCGAGGCCAATCGGCTGGAACTCGCGCCAATTCCCGCCGCCGGGCACGGCCCTGACCTGGACGCATTGGCGGCCCTGTGCAGGCGACGGCGGGTACGGGCCGTGTACACCATGCCGACGCTACATAACCCGCTCGGCTGGGTGATGAGTGCAAGGCGGCGTCGGGAGCTTGTCGCCATCGCTCGACAACATGGACTGATACTGATCGAAGACGCCGCCTATGCATTCCTGGCGCAAGGCGCTCCACCTCCGTTGGCATCGCTTGCTCCGGAGACGACGGTCTATGTGTCGAGCTTGTCGAAGAGTGTCGCAACGGGTCTGCGCTTCGGCTTCGTCTGTGCACCGCGCGAATGGATACCCAAGCTCGAAAGGGCCATCCGGGCGACGACCTGGAACACCCCGGCGACCATGACGGCTATCGCCTGCGGCTGGATCGAGGACGGCACCGTGGCCAGGCTTGAAGCCGACAAACGGCGGGATGCCACGCTGCGCCAGGGTCTTGCCACTGAAGTCTTGGGCGGGCTGAAACGGATCAGCCATCCCGCGTCGTACTTCGTCTGGCTTCCTCTGGCACAGGAGGTTCGCGCGGACGCGATCGCGATGGCGTTGATGCGCGAACGGATTTCAGTGTCGACGGCCCATCCGTTCTCGACATCTACACATGTGCCTCACGCCATACGGTTGGCACTCGGCTCCGTCAGCTTGGCCACGCTCAGACGTTCCCTGGAAACAGTGGCCCGAGTTGTTGCCGATCAGACCTACTGA
- a CDS encoding DJ-1/PfpI family protein: MHIAILTFEGFNELDSLIALNILNRVKKPGWRVSIASPAAKVRSMNGVVLEAQASLKDACDADAVLVGSGIQTRDVVADVALMSQLRFDPTRQLLGAQCSGTLILAKLGLLDDVPACTDLTTKPWVEEAGVAVLNQPLVAKGNIATAGGCLSSQYLAAWFIARLEGIESARSAIHYVAPVGEKETYVTRAMANISPFLQGE, from the coding sequence ATGCACATCGCTATCCTGACCTTCGAAGGCTTTAACGAACTCGACTCACTGATCGCGCTCAATATCCTCAACCGGGTCAAAAAGCCCGGCTGGCGGGTTTCGATCGCCAGTCCGGCGGCCAAAGTGCGTTCGATGAACGGCGTGGTGCTGGAGGCGCAAGCGTCCCTAAAGGATGCATGCGATGCCGACGCGGTGCTGGTGGGCAGTGGGATTCAGACCCGGGACGTCGTCGCCGATGTCGCGTTGATGTCGCAACTGAGGTTCGACCCGACGCGCCAGTTGCTGGGCGCGCAGTGCTCCGGCACGCTCATACTCGCCAAGTTGGGCCTGCTGGACGACGTGCCGGCCTGCACGGACCTGACCACCAAGCCGTGGGTCGAGGAGGCGGGAGTGGCTGTGCTCAATCAACCGCTCGTAGCCAAGGGAAACATCGCGACCGCCGGCGGGTGCCTGTCATCACAGTATCTGGCGGCCTGGTTCATCGCACGACTGGAAGGTATCGAATCTGCACGCAGCGCGATCCACTATGTCGCTCCGGTGGGGGAGAAGGAGACCTACGTGACGCGTGCGATGGCGAACATTTCGCCGTTCCTCCAGGGCGAATAG
- a CDS encoding MAPEG family protein produces MNNIALACTAVLGLLLFALGFATSILRSRIGVLSGYTPEPDQLLTKLVRAHGNTAEYAPFFAMLFLYLGAQHPPDWQLWCMAGATACRLLLVVALLAWPTMSKPNPARAVAALGTYAFGAALCVAVLKV; encoded by the coding sequence ATGAACAACATTGCACTGGCCTGCACCGCTGTCCTGGGTCTGCTCCTGTTCGCGCTTGGATTCGCCACCTCGATCCTGCGGTCTCGGATCGGCGTGCTGAGCGGCTACACCCCTGAGCCCGATCAGCTGCTAACCAAGCTGGTTCGCGCTCACGGCAACACCGCCGAGTACGCGCCGTTCTTCGCGATGCTTTTTCTGTACCTTGGCGCTCAACATCCGCCTGACTGGCAGCTCTGGTGCATGGCAGGTGCAACGGCCTGCCGCCTGCTCCTGGTAGTTGCACTGCTTGCCTGGCCCACTATGTCGAAGCCCAATCCGGCCCGCGCCGTCGCAGCTTTGGGAACGTACGCCTTCGGCGCGGCCCTTTGTGTGGCCGTCCTCAAAGTCTGA
- a CDS encoding alpha/beta fold hydrolase, whose translation MKTLKMFIKTAVLAAAVSSVAFAAGTAPPPASDASKTTVVLVHGAFADGSAWDKVVPLLQAKGLNVVSVQNPLTSLADDVAATRRALDMQTGPVVLVGHSWGGVVISEIGQHERVKALVYVAAFAPSEGQSVADLVKDYPTPDGSNFLVTDKEGFLTLSAEGVAKHFAQDVPAAQTRIMAVTQGPIRGKSFEEKVTVAAWKTRPSWYVLTEQDHMIQPALQKAMAQKISAHVVTLPTSHVPQLSRPRQVADAIFAAAEQQSK comes from the coding sequence ATGAAGACATTGAAGATGTTTATCAAGACTGCGGTCCTTGCTGCCGCGGTAAGCAGCGTTGCGTTCGCCGCGGGCACGGCACCTCCGCCTGCTTCGGACGCCAGCAAAACCACGGTCGTGCTCGTGCACGGCGCCTTTGCCGACGGGTCGGCCTGGGACAAGGTCGTTCCGCTGCTCCAGGCCAAGGGCCTCAACGTCGTCTCGGTCCAGAACCCGCTGACCTCGCTGGCCGACGATGTGGCAGCCACCCGCCGCGCGCTCGACATGCAGACCGGACCGGTTGTGCTCGTGGGGCACTCGTGGGGTGGTGTGGTGATCTCCGAGATCGGCCAGCATGAGCGCGTCAAGGCCCTGGTCTATGTCGCTGCGTTCGCACCTTCGGAAGGCCAGTCGGTGGCGGACCTGGTCAAGGACTACCCGACACCCGATGGGTCCAACTTTCTCGTCACCGACAAGGAGGGGTTCCTGACCCTAAGCGCCGAGGGAGTGGCGAAGCACTTCGCCCAGGACGTGCCGGCGGCCCAGACCAGAATCATGGCCGTGACCCAGGGTCCCATCAGGGGGAAGAGCTTCGAGGAGAAGGTCACTGTCGCCGCATGGAAGACCAGGCCGTCCTGGTACGTCCTCACGGAGCAGGATCACATGATCCAGCCTGCCCTGCAGAAAGCGATGGCGCAGAAGATTTCCGCCCACGTCGTGACACTGCCGACGAGCCACGTGCCGCAGTTGTCGAGGCCGAGGCAGGTTGCGGATGCCATCTTCGCGGCCGCGGAGCAGCAGTCGAAGTGA
- a CDS encoding sterol desaturase family protein, whose product MEEQITVYAFPVFLLLMLAELGYGLFVGRNTYRLNDALSSLSQGLLSQLVASVSQLFQIGLYILTWRRVALFPHASLWGSVWGWLLAIVMFDFCDYWLHRVGHESAVFWAAHAVHHQSQDFNLSTALRQESTVAFLGWPFYLPMALAGVAPQQFALAGLIVLLYQFWIHTEHIGKLGWFDRVFSSPSNHRVHHAVNDQYLDKNYGGMLIIWDRLFGTFAEEEEKPVYGTRNPLNSWSPLWAVASGYVPLWQMARRAPRWQDKLKVWFKSPGWLPPGVSDDSAPFDLQRARKRFDPPLVAGAVPVALLQFALLMVASAGYLWQIDELGSGLRWGLALLLIAGLTGLGGLLQGKMRPRSLLGLDVLLLLLAGLLLR is encoded by the coding sequence ATGGAAGAACAAATCACCGTCTACGCTTTCCCGGTATTCCTGCTATTGATGCTGGCGGAGCTGGGCTACGGCCTGTTCGTCGGTCGCAATACCTATCGCCTGAATGACGCCCTCAGCAGCCTGAGTCAGGGCTTGCTAAGCCAGCTGGTGGCCAGTGTCAGCCAGCTCTTCCAGATCGGCCTGTACATCTTGACGTGGCGCAGGGTGGCACTGTTTCCCCATGCCAGCCTGTGGGGCAGTGTCTGGGGCTGGCTGCTGGCGATCGTGATGTTCGATTTCTGCGACTACTGGCTACATCGGGTCGGGCATGAAAGTGCGGTGTTCTGGGCCGCCCATGCCGTGCATCACCAGAGCCAGGATTTCAATCTGTCCACCGCGCTGCGGCAGGAGAGTACCGTTGCCTTCCTGGGATGGCCGTTTTACTTGCCGATGGCGCTGGCTGGGGTTGCCCCGCAGCAGTTTGCGCTGGCCGGCCTCATTGTGCTGCTATACCAGTTCTGGATCCACACCGAGCACATCGGCAAGCTGGGCTGGTTTGACCGGGTGTTTTCCTCGCCGTCCAACCATCGTGTGCATCATGCGGTCAACGACCAGTACCTGGACAAGAACTACGGCGGGATGCTGATCATCTGGGACCGGCTGTTCGGCACTTTTGCCGAGGAGGAGGAGAAGCCGGTGTACGGTACCCGCAACCCGCTCAACAGCTGGAGTCCGCTATGGGCGGTGGCTTCCGGCTATGTGCCGCTGTGGCAGATGGCGCGCCGTGCGCCACGCTGGCAGGACAAGCTCAAGGTGTGGTTCAAGTCGCCGGGCTGGCTGCCGCCCGGCGTGAGCGATGATAGTGCGCCCTTTGACTTGCAGCGTGCACGCAAGCGCTTCGATCCACCGCTGGTGGCCGGTGCCGTGCCAGTGGCCCTGCTGCAGTTCGCTCTGCTGATGGTGGCAAGTGCCGGCTATCTGTGGCAGATCGATGAGCTGGGGAGCGGTCTGCGGTGGGGGCTGGCCCTGTTGCTGATCGCCGGTCTGACAGGTCTGGGCGGCCTGCTGCAGGGGAAGATGCGGCCACGCAGCCTGCTGGGGCTGGATGTGCTGCTGTTGCTGCTGGCCGGATTGCTGTTGCGCTGA
- a CDS encoding cupin domain-containing protein, with product MHRYASLAAIPAAFACGLFASHLTTPAGAQTPPPTISAQIIDLAAMTDADIGAQVPNLGTLRTKGLVATPSGTIAVQAGNVPKHTHMGSDEIQYVISGSGTFWLGNEQRQVHAGDLIVIPKGTVHAGSVPTSGEFKVLAIKLPPQAPGDIQLVP from the coding sequence ATGCATCGCTATGCCTCTCTTGCAGCAATTCCGGCCGCATTTGCTTGCGGCCTTTTTGCATCCCACCTGACCACGCCGGCAGGGGCTCAGACGCCGCCACCGACGATATCGGCGCAGATCATAGACCTGGCGGCCATGACCGATGCCGATATCGGCGCACAGGTTCCGAACTTGGGGACTTTGCGTACAAAGGGCCTAGTCGCGACGCCGTCTGGAACCATCGCGGTGCAAGCCGGCAACGTGCCCAAGCATACGCATATGGGCTCCGATGAAATCCAGTATGTCATCTCGGGAAGTGGCACGTTTTGGTTGGGGAACGAGCAGCGCCAAGTCCACGCCGGCGACCTGATCGTTATCCCGAAAGGCACGGTTCATGCTGGATCCGTACCGACCAGCGGCGAATTCAAGGTCCTCGCGATCAAGCTGCCGCCACAGGCTCCGGGCGACATCCAGCTGGTACCGTGA
- a CDS encoding type II toxin-antitoxin system RelE/ParE family toxin has translation MLRERSQAFVQEFVPACMGQGGARTLLAFRLGGRAVFLYGYAKNERDNIDAQELKALKRLVAETLGWTESRTVHSSISSPRCSLGPFLRLTVPAGCRPEPVAAA, from the coding sequence ATGCTGCGCGAGCGCTCTCAGGCGTTCGTACAGGAGTTTGTGCCAGCATGCATGGGGCAGGGCGGGGCGCGCACTCTGCTGGCGTTTCGGCTCGGCGGCCGTGCGGTCTTCCTTTACGGTTACGCCAAGAATGAGCGTGACAATATCGATGCGCAGGAACTCAAGGCACTGAAGCGCCTCGTGGCCGAGACGCTGGGCTGGACCGAAAGTCGGACGGTCCATTCTTCCATATCGTCGCCGCGATGCAGTCTCGGTCCCTTTTTGCGCCTCACGGTACCAGCTGGATGTCGCCCGGAGCCTGTGGCGGCAGCTTGA
- the amrS gene encoding AmmeMemoRadiSam system radical SAM enzyme: MKEALYPGRYWHFLDDGRIQCDLCPRNCHLHADQRGACFVRQRVGDQMILTAYGRSSGFCIDPIEKKPLNHFYPGTSVLSFGMAGCNLACKFCQNWDISKSREMEMLADVAKPEAIGEAAAAYGCKSVAFTYNDPVIFAEYAMDVADACHKLGIMTVAVTAGYMGAQARRDFYAKMDAANVDLKAFTDEFYFKLTGARLQPVLETLKYLKHETDVWLEVTTLLIPGKNDSNDEIRAEVQWIAKELGSDVPLHFTAFHPDYKMTDVPPTPSPRLPVRARSRLRKDCNTSTPVTSMTLKAPLPTAQRVTRRSSCAIGMTSKITA; the protein is encoded by the coding sequence ATGAAGGAAGCTCTTTACCCCGGCCGTTACTGGCACTTCCTGGATGATGGACGTATCCAGTGCGACCTGTGTCCGCGCAACTGTCACCTGCATGCCGACCAGCGCGGCGCCTGCTTTGTGCGCCAGCGGGTCGGTGATCAGATGATCCTTACCGCCTATGGCCGCTCATCGGGTTTCTGCATCGATCCGATCGAGAAGAAGCCGCTCAACCACTTCTACCCTGGCACCAGCGTCCTGTCGTTCGGCATGGCGGGCTGCAACCTGGCGTGCAAGTTTTGTCAGAACTGGGACATCAGTAAATCGCGCGAGATGGAGATGCTCGCCGACGTGGCCAAGCCCGAAGCAATCGGCGAGGCGGCAGCGGCCTATGGCTGCAAAAGCGTGGCCTTCACCTATAACGACCCGGTGATCTTCGCCGAATACGCCATGGACGTGGCCGACGCCTGCCACAAGCTGGGCATCATGACGGTGGCGGTGACCGCCGGCTACATGGGTGCGCAAGCACGGCGCGACTTCTACGCCAAGATGGATGCGGCGAACGTCGACTTGAAGGCCTTCACGGACGAATTTTATTTCAAGCTCACCGGGGCTCGCTTGCAGCCGGTATTGGAGACGCTCAAGTATCTGAAGCATGAGACCGATGTTTGGCTCGAAGTCACAACGCTGCTCATTCCCGGCAAGAACGACAGCAATGACGAAATTCGCGCTGAGGTGCAGTGGATCGCGAAGGAACTTGGCAGCGACGTACCGCTGCATTTCACGGCGTTCCATCCCGACTACAAGATGACCGATGTGCCGCCGACGCCGTCCCCACGCTTGCCCGTGCGCGCGAGATCGCGCTTGCGGAAGGACTGCAATACGTCTACACCGGTAACGTCCATGACGCTGAAGGCGCCACTACCTACTGCCCAGCGTGTCACACGCCGCTCATCGTGCGCGATTGGCATGACATCGAAGATTACCGCCTGA
- a CDS encoding YbhB/YbcL family Raf kinase inhibitor-like protein, producing MPITLTSTAFAHGGEIPSKLTCEGADMSPPLAWTGVPPGTRSLALIVDDPDAPDPAAPSMTWVHWVLYNLPPEPGALAEGVAPASLPAGTREGHNDWHRTGYGGPCPPIGRHRYFHKLYALDVVLPDLGKPNKTALERAMHGHVLAHAELVGTYKKLRR from the coding sequence ATGCCCATCACCCTGACCTCCACGGCATTTGCCCATGGCGGCGAGATTCCCAGTAAGCTGACCTGCGAAGGCGCCGATATGTCGCCGCCGCTGGCATGGACAGGCGTGCCGCCCGGCACGCGCAGCCTGGCCCTAATCGTCGACGATCCCGACGCGCCGGATCCGGCCGCGCCGAGCATGACGTGGGTGCACTGGGTGCTTTACAACCTTCCGCCCGAGCCGGGGGCGCTGGCCGAAGGCGTGGCGCCGGCCAGCCTGCCGGCGGGCACCCGCGAGGGCCACAACGACTGGCATCGCACCGGCTACGGCGGGCCCTGCCCGCCAATCGGCCGTCATCGCTACTTCCACAAGCTCTATGCGCTCGATGTGGTGCTGCCGGACCTGGGCAAGCCCAACAAGACGGCGCTGGAGCGGGCCATGCACGGGCATGTGCTGGCGCACGCGGAACTGGTCGGCACCTACAAGAAGCTAAGGCGCTAG
- a CDS encoding SRPBCC family protein, which yields MTLRNTLSWVLVVMAAVAVAWFMPLPSQDVTRIHSEITIARPPAVVFDYVSTPDNWPAWHPSSLAVRGATDHPLGPGERVTETYLVAGGGGVVIWTVTDRRRPAAWVIEGEIEGRKAGTIAYTLTAQGQGTRFERDFSYTSPTLVFAVLNQLMLHRRIEAESTETLNRLKARLEGGAPAPGTKRPGFPS from the coding sequence ATGACGTTACGCAACACACTGTCCTGGGTGCTGGTGGTGATGGCCGCCGTCGCGGTGGCTTGGTTTATGCCTCTGCCCTCGCAGGACGTCACGCGCATCCACAGCGAGATAACGATCGCCCGCCCGCCAGCGGTCGTGTTCGATTACGTCTCCACCCCAGACAACTGGCCGGCATGGCATCCCTCGTCGCTTGCCGTCAGGGGTGCCACGGATCATCCGCTAGGCCCCGGCGAGCGCGTCACCGAGACCTATCTGGTGGCGGGCGGTGGCGGCGTAGTGATCTGGACCGTGACAGACCGCCGCCGCCCGGCCGCATGGGTAATCGAAGGCGAGATCGAGGGCCGCAAGGCAGGCACCATTGCCTACACGCTCACCGCGCAGGGGCAGGGTACGCGCTTTGAGCGCGACTTCAGCTATACCTCTCCCACCCTGGTCTTCGCCGTGCTGAACCAGCTGATGCTGCACCGGCGTATCGAGGCGGAATCCACCGAGACGCTCAACCGGCTGAAAGCGCGGCTGGAGGGCGGGGCGCCTGCGCCAGGCACAAAGCGGCCCGGATTCCCGTCATAG
- a CDS encoding DSD1 family PLP-dependent enzyme, whose product MSPWKAAQPGDPVVAIDTPALVLDLDAFERNLKRMADALRGSNVRLRAHAKSHKCPEIALRQVALGAVGICCQKVSEAAVFVEAGIGDILVTNQVIGDAKLRRLALLARKARIGVLADHPQQVQALATAAQAHAVTLDVYVEVNVGANRCGVAPGDEAAQLARQITGSAGLRFAGLQCYHGPAQHLRSPQQRTASIKEAIEAARMTRDAIEACGIAVERVTGAGTGTFLHERDSGVFNELQAGSYIFLDRDYGDNERGEGDVPFEHALFVRTTVMSRATPQRAIVDAGLKASSVDSGMPAVWQRPDLRYVKAADEHGVLATGDAAAVSLGEALMLVPGHCDPTVNLYDELVCVRGDRVEALWPVAARGALL is encoded by the coding sequence ATGAGTCCCTGGAAAGCTGCCCAACCTGGCGACCCCGTCGTTGCCATCGACACACCCGCGCTCGTGCTCGACCTGGATGCGTTCGAGCGCAATCTGAAGCGCATGGCTGACGCATTGCGCGGCAGCAACGTGCGCCTGCGAGCCCACGCCAAGAGCCATAAGTGCCCGGAGATCGCCTTGCGGCAGGTCGCGCTGGGCGCGGTGGGCATCTGCTGCCAGAAGGTCAGCGAGGCAGCCGTGTTCGTGGAAGCGGGCATTGGCGACATTCTGGTCACCAACCAGGTGATCGGCGACGCCAAGCTGCGCCGCCTGGCTCTGCTCGCACGCAAGGCGCGTATCGGCGTGCTGGCCGATCATCCGCAGCAGGTGCAGGCGCTGGCCACCGCCGCGCAGGCGCATGCCGTCACGCTCGACGTCTACGTCGAGGTCAACGTCGGCGCCAACCGCTGCGGTGTGGCGCCGGGCGACGAGGCGGCGCAGCTGGCCCGGCAGATCACAGGCAGCGCGGGACTGCGCTTCGCCGGGCTGCAGTGCTACCACGGTCCCGCCCAGCATTTGCGGTCGCCGCAGCAACGCACCGCGTCTATCAAAGAGGCCATCGAGGCGGCGCGCATGACGCGCGACGCCATCGAGGCCTGCGGTATCGCGGTCGAGCGTGTCACGGGCGCCGGCACCGGCACTTTCTTGCATGAACGCGACAGCGGCGTCTTCAACGAGCTCCAGGCAGGCTCCTATATATTCCTGGACCGCGACTACGGCGACAACGAACGTGGCGAGGGCGATGTGCCTTTCGAGCACGCATTGTTCGTGCGTACGACCGTCATGAGCCGGGCGACTCCGCAGCGCGCGATCGTGGATGCCGGCCTGAAGGCGTCGAGCGTGGATTCGGGCATGCCCGCCGTCTGGCAGCGGCCCGACCTGCGCTATGTGAAGGCCGCCGACGAACATGGCGTCCTGGCCACCGGCGATGCGGCCGCAGTGTCGCTGGGCGAAGCGCTGATGCTGGTGCCGGGCCACTGCGACCCGACCGTCAATCTCTACGACGAACTGGTGTGCGTGCGCGGCGACAGAGTGGAGGCCCTTTGGCCGGTTGCCGCGCGCGGCGCGCTGTTGTGA